Within the Tursiops truncatus isolate mTurTru1 chromosome 19, mTurTru1.mat.Y, whole genome shotgun sequence genome, the region TGCCCTGCAAGCTGTTGTCGCCCTCCTGCTCTGCGGGCAGCTTTTCGCGGTGCAAACCAGCGAAACCACAACTGCCACAGGTAGGACTCTGTGTTTGGACAAGAGCTGTACCTCTCAGCACTGCTGCATCCACTTTTGCCCCTTCAGACCTGTACCCTCTCCTGGGGAAGATCCAATTGCTCCTTCTCACCTTAATCTCTGGTCTTTCAGTATCATGAAGAAAATTGGGAAGCCAGCCAGAAATAAGGGGAGATTGCCCTCCCCAGGGCTTCcatttggggtggagggaggttgATGTGCAAAGCAGCTGCTTCTCCTCTGACTTTTTGGGTCTCTAGGGGAAGCTTCTGACTACGAAccttctcttcctgtttttctttgcaGATGACAGCTGCTTAAAGCCCCCCGAGATTGCCAATGGCTACCTGGAACACTTGGTTCGCTATCGGTGTAAAACCTACTACAAACTACGCACTGGAGATGGTAAGGCTGGGACGAATGTCCCCGGGCCCTCCTCTGTCCCACCATTTCCACAAGGAGTGGAGCCAGGGTGACTGTCCAGAAAGTGCCCGTGTTCTCTGGAGCCAGGAGATTTAGATTCTAACAAGGGTTTTGTCACCGGTAGCTGTGGCCTTTTGGGCAAATTAACTTTTCTCAGCTTCaagttttctcctttgttaatGGGAGGGAGGTGACGCCAGGTAGCCTACCCTCTCAGGGTGACATCTACGTGGACAAAATGACGGTGACGGTGATAACGGCAGGGAGCCCTTACCTAGTGAGCACTGCACTCCTGGAACTGCTCTAAGTGCTTCACACGGACTTGCTCACTAGGTCCTCACAACACTCCTCCGCAGagatactattatttattttggccgcccTGCACTGCtcgtgggaccttagttccccgaccagcgatcgaacccgtgcgccctgcattggaagtgcggagtcctgaccactggaccaccaggggattcccaagAGATACTGTTATTACTCTCACTTTGCTGCTgctgaaactgaggcacagaaaggttgagtaatttgcccaagttcaGGTAGCCTGTAAGAGGGAGTCAGGACCCCGTACCGCCTTGCCACGATCACCATGATCGCCACGGTCCCCGTGACCACTGTTCTGCCCTGCTGGGCTGCACCGTGGCCCCCGCACTTGGCTTCTAGCACAGcgctcctcccttcctcctcttcccctgccctcccccttcctgcctctctgatTCTCCTCTTTAAATACCTTCTCTCCCCACGCTAGGTCCAGATACAATTTCCCTtttggctcattttttttctttttgtttcaggaGTGTACACCTTAAACACGGAGAAGCAGTGGATAAATAAGGACCTTGGAGAGCAACTCCCTGAGTGCGAAGCAGGTAGGAAATCATGGGTCCTGGGAAGGAGACGGAAAAGTGGGTATTGAGGGGTCGGTGCACCAGCAGGGATTGAAATGTCCTAGAGGAACATCCTCCCTGTGTGGTTTCCTCTGGGCACACAAGAGCCAAGGGGAGGGACCAGGGAGAACCACAGGTGGCTGGGCAGAGAAGTGCACAGGCAGGTAATACTTCCCCATGAAGTTCACTAAGGATTTGTTCATTTGGCCTGCGGGGCACTGACTGAATCCACTGTCTACACTGCCCACAGAGGATCAGGAAACTCTGTGTGTACATAGAGCCCACCTAGAGAGCCCTGGGCCAAGGGTAAAGCAAGCTCCAGGAACAACAGGTCAAGGGAGGGCATAACAAAACCTTAATCCGTGAGAATATGACACAGGAGGCTGGAGATGGGTCAGGACTCTGTTGTTACTAGGAAGAGCTGACgctccctccttttccctcttggAACAAGAGGATCTTGCCTACCGTCTTCTGCTACTAGGGATGCGGAACTGCTAACCTGCCTGTTATGAAATGCAATATCGCATCCCTCTTTATTCAGAGAGAATGAATCATGGTAGCTCCTTGTGCTTACAATGAATTTAAGGGAGCTATGGACATCTTGCTGTGATAGACTGTTTAAATATACATAGAGTTCAGCGGCCAGAGTTTGAAAACTTCAGGGCTACTTGTTTCTTTGTGAGTTAGAAAAGCAGGAAATAGAACTCTTCTTTAGTGatgtaaacattaaaagaaaaaaaaaagaatcattttaaaCTATAAACACTGGGAACAAGAGGAGCAGAAGGTAAGGGCAAAGCGTGCAAACATTTCCAGCTCTGGAGAAATGAACAGTGACCGTTCAGACAGCAGCAAGAGTCGGTCCTTTTATCCTTCCCTGGGAAAGACTGGGAGACGGTCACATTCTGCTCATAATCTTCTTACTCTCCTCAACAGTATGCGGAAAGCCCAAGCATCCAGCGGTTCAGGTGCAAAGGATCATCGGCGGCTCACTGGATGCCAAAGGCAGCTTTCCCTGGCAGGCTAAGATGGTGTCCCGCAATAATCTCACCTCGGGGGCCACGCTGATCAATGAACAATGGCTGCTGACCACAGCTAAAAATCTCTTCTTGGGTCATGACaatacaacaaaagcaaaagacatTGCTCCTACTTTAAGACTCTATGTGGGGAGAAAGCAGCTTGTGGAGATTGAGAAGGTGCTTCTCCACCCTGACTACTCCGAGGTAGACATTGGGCTCATCAAACTCAGAGAGAAGGTGCCCATTGATGAGACAGTAATGCCCATCTGCCTACCTTCAAAAGATTACGTGGAAGCGGGGCGTGTGGGTTACGTGTCTGGCTGGGGGCAAAATGCCAACTTAGTTTTTACTGAGCATCTGAAGTACATCATGCTGCCAGTGGCTGACCAAGACAAGTGTGTACAGCACTACGAAGGCAGCACAGTACCCGAAAAGAAGACACCAAAGAGCCCTGTGGGGGTGCAGCCGATACTGAATGAGCACACCTTCTGTGCTGGCTTGTCCAAGTACCAGGAAGACACCTGCTATGGCGATGCCGGCAGCGCCTTTGCAATTCACGACGAGGCTGACGACACCTGGTATGCGGCTGGGATCCTGAGCTTTGACAAGAGCTGTGCTACTGCCGAGTACGGTGTGTATGTGAAGGTGTCCTCCACTCTGGACTGGGTTCAGAAAACCATAGCTGACAACTAATGCAAGGCTGGCTGGAAGCCTTTGCCTGAAAGGCcgagggaaaactggacagtagCAGAGGGGACAAAAACGTGGCATGAAGCTGATGGGTTCCAGCCCTGCATTGCTGAGTCGATCAATAAAGAGCTTCCTTTGACTCATTTCTGTGCTGTTTCTGGCCTTGGGCCTTTTTAAATTCTCTCATTTATAGTATGGCAGCAGCCAAGTGCTCTAGAGTTTACTGGGAGTGTGGCAGAAAACCCCCAGGGCAACTGGAAATCTCTAAAGTGATACAAACTGCCCCACTGCAGCGCTCATGATCACTGAATGAGTGCCTATCCAATGGCAGGCCTCAGAGAGGTCACTgttatccttgttttacagacgaggaaatagagactcagagaagttaagtgatttgcttaGGGTTACACAGCTATCAAATAGTGAAGCTGAACCTTTAACCTAGGTCTGTCTAAATACAAATCCCGAGCTCTTTTCACCGCATCCTTTCGCTTCTTCAGAGTAAAGGAGGAGAAGGAGTGGAGGCTGGTGAGGAAGATGCTAGCTCAAAGAGGCATGAAAACAAGTGCTTTAACACAGACAGTACTTTGTTGTTTGTGCTCCAACACACCAGTGCTTCAGGTGGCAAAGTAAGATGGTATAAAGGCAGGATTTCTGGACTTGCTGGGTCCAAATCACAGCTCGACGATAAATCTGCCAAGTTCCTTAAGCTCCCTGCCCATCAGTCCCCAGGTCTCTCCTATGAGGGGCTTAACCCAGACGATCTCTAAAGTGCCCATCAGTAATAACATTCTGGGGCCGGGTAAAGTTAGAAGTCTCTTCCTTAGGAGGGGCTGCTTTTCCCACTTGGAAGAAACCTACCCTTTACCAGGAGTCAAACGCAAGCCATCTGAGTCTTTCATTTCACAAAGAACGGTCTCGTTATTAAGGGTTTCCCAGAAAAAAGGTTCTAGAACCCAGCACATGAAGCTCTTCTAACTGAAGAAGAGAAGTTCTAAGTGAGCAGTAAGCCTTTATTCAGTACGCTGGCCCTTCACCAATATACCGTCCTGTCATCCCAAAATAGGGCCTCTCCTGCTCATGGCTTAAAATGTCACTATTCCTCACTAGGGTTCTGCCCTTCCCTGTGACGTTCTCCTCACATGCACTCTCCAGATCCATCAATAATTTTCAACAGGTTACAGCTCGTAGGCCAATGAAGTACTTAGACCTATATTCTAAAGCGTGTGGAAAAGACAATCcctagaaactgaaaaataatacaaacacatgaaatgatgcctCTCAGGAGGCACCTATGTCTTCTGATCGTACCTTCAGCGCTAAGTTTTCTTGAAAAGCAATCTGACTGATTAAGTGGCTCCTGCCCACCCCTcaggaggaacagaaaagaaaactttcgGCATTTTCCCAACTCCCTCatctcctctgccttcctcccagCGGCACCTCTCACCCGCCTGGCCTCCCCCTCGGGTTCCAGTGACGCTGGACTCCGTGGAGCCCTCTCAACACGCGTGCTGTCTCCAGCCCCCGGGCCTTCCTCCCCTGGTGCCCTCTCCTGAAAAGCCCTCCCCTTTCTCCATGAGTACTTCCTACTCTCCTTTAAGGCTCAGGCACTGTCTCTTCTAAGCAGCCTTTCTTCCATCCAGGAGTCATTCGTTTTTATGTAGCATCTGGCACAGGACGGGGCACACAGTatgtacttaataaatacttgtggaaTGGACAGCAACCAAGATGGGAACAAAAACATGTAAACCAGGACTTCAGAGAAACATTCCCTAAAGCCCTCAGTAGGAGAGAAGATATGAGAATCTTACGCATGAAAGTTCCGAGGTTTTGCTGTTATCTGAGCACTTCCCACACCTCAAATGCTCTGTGACTTAGGCTATGAGGGACAGAAAATCCAACTCACAGTGACAGGCAGtgaagacattttattctttcatagaAGTCTTAAGGGAGGCATGTCTAGAGTCCACCCAGTAGCTCAGTATCGTtatcagggacccaggctctcTTCACCGGTCTTCTCAGCATGTTCATTTTTCATCCCAGTGCTGGTTGCCTCGTGGTCCTAAGACAGCTGCTGCAGTTCCATGCACCACGATCACCATGAAAGCAGGAAGTGGGGGCCAGGAGAAGACGGAGGTGGTGCTGACAGGGTTTTGTTGTCTCCTTCCTGGAGTGGCTCTCTCCTTTATCAATGAAGGCCACAAGGTACCCAGCAGCCTTCCTTCTACGCCACATTTGTCAGAAAAGGCTTGGACAGGAAGCACCTGGCAAAGGGGGACAGACTTGCACCGACAGTGCTGCCCTGCACAGAA harbors:
- the LOC101323115 gene encoding haptoglobin, coding for MSALQAVVALLLCGQLFAVQTSETTTATDDSCLKPPEIANGYLEHLVRYRCKTYYKLRTGDGVYTLNTEKQWINKDLGEQLPECEAVCGKPKHPAVQVQRIIGGSLDAKGSFPWQAKMVSRNNLTSGATLINEQWLLTTAKNLFLGHDNTTKAKDIAPTLRLYVGRKQLVEIEKVLLHPDYSEVDIGLIKLREKVPIDETVMPICLPSKDYVEAGRVGYVSGWGQNANLVFTEHLKYIMLPVADQDKCVQHYEGSTVPEKKTPKSPVGVQPILNEHTFCAGLSKYQEDTCYGDAGSAFAIHDEADDTWYAAGILSFDKSCATAEYGVYVKVSSTLDWVQKTIADN